A genomic region of Choristoneura fumiferana chromosome 17, NRCan_CFum_1, whole genome shotgun sequence contains the following coding sequences:
- the LOC141437118 gene encoding uncharacterized protein: MPPKIHAKIQFMSKYRMLTDFASTISEAQGTSAVAVAKRNFGSYYNQFVLAYEALLGLSSEEIPEGEMEQIHAQFSEINKLLVKLEQASEGRGSADEPRIPHHSQKLPTLIRSAFEQRYGTCHQVLPSVHQLLEVLDEQCRVQLAVSPAPEAASGRSYQRSPPRRGQQGASTSGARAGQHVECIQFIR, translated from the exons ATGCCTCCTAAAATTCATGCCAAGATTCAATTTATGTCGAAATATCGCATGCTGACAGATTTTGCCAGTACAATAAGCGAAGCCCAAGGTACATCAGCGGTGGCAGTAGCTAAACGTAATTTCGGTTCATATTACAATCAGTTCGTACTAGCATATGAGGCGTTGCTTGGTCTTTCATCAGAGGAGATTCCTGAGGGAGAAATGGAACAAATTCACGCACAGTTCAGTgaaatcaataagttacttgTCAAGTTGGAGCAGGCATCGGAGGGCAGGGGGTCCGCAGACGAGCCTAGGATACCTCATCATAGCCAG AAGCTGCCAACATTGATCAGGTCAGCATTCGAACAGCGGTATGGGACGTGTCATCAGGTTCTACCCAGTGTTCATCAACTGCTCGAGGTACTCGACGAGCAATGCAGGGTGCAACTCGCCGTGTCACCAGCACCGGAAGCGGCTTCAGGGAGAAGCTACCAGCGGTCACCACCACGACGAGGACAGCAGGGTGCGTCCACCTCGGGGGCTCGCGCAGGCCAGCACGTGGAGTGCATCCAGTTCATCAGGTGA